The Streptomyces sp. CC0208 genome window below encodes:
- the modB gene encoding molybdate ABC transporter permease subunit yields the protein MSPTDKAAAASETLRGGPRRRRVSMPGGGLGVPLPLLVPALIGVAFLTVPLVALLVRAPWRGMPEQLTGAAVWQALQLSLVCATAATAVSLVIGVPLAWLLARVEFPGRGLVRALVTLPLVLPPVVGGVALLMALGRNGVVGKWLDAWFGITLPFTTAGVVVAEAFVAMPFLVISVEGTLRAADPRYEEAAATLGASRFTAFRRVTLPLIAPGVAAGAVLAWARALGEFGATITFAGNFPGRTQTMPLAVYLALQSDPEAAIALSLVLLAVSVAVLAGLRDRWMAAG from the coding sequence GCCGCTGCCGCGTCCGAGACCCTCAGGGGCGGGCCGCGGCGCCGCCGGGTCAGCATGCCCGGCGGTGGCCTCGGTGTGCCCTTGCCGCTGCTCGTGCCCGCGTTGATCGGCGTGGCGTTCCTGACCGTGCCGCTGGTCGCCCTGCTCGTACGGGCCCCCTGGCGCGGTATGCCCGAACAGCTGACCGGCGCCGCCGTGTGGCAGGCGCTTCAGCTGTCCCTGGTCTGCGCCACGGCCGCGACCGCGGTGAGCCTGGTGATCGGGGTCCCGCTGGCCTGGCTGCTGGCCCGTGTCGAGTTCCCCGGCCGAGGCCTGGTCCGTGCCCTGGTCACCCTGCCGCTGGTCCTCCCGCCGGTCGTCGGCGGTGTCGCGCTGCTCATGGCACTGGGGCGCAACGGGGTCGTCGGGAAGTGGCTGGACGCCTGGTTCGGGATCACGCTGCCCTTCACCACCGCCGGGGTCGTGGTCGCCGAGGCGTTCGTCGCGATGCCCTTCCTGGTCATCAGCGTGGAGGGCACGCTGCGGGCCGCCGACCCGCGCTACGAGGAGGCGGCGGCGACCCTGGGCGCCTCCCGCTTCACCGCGTTCCGGCGGGTCACGCTGCCGCTGATCGCGCCGGGTGTGGCGGCGGGTGCCGTGCTGGCCTGGGCACGGGCGCTGGGCGAGTTCGGCGCGACGATCACTTTCGCCGGCAACTTCCCCGGCCGTACCCAGACGATGCCGCTGGCCGTCTACCTCGCCCTCCAGAGCGACCCGGAGGCGGCCATCGCCCTCAGCCTGGTGCTGCTGGCCGTGTCGGTGGCGGTACTGGCGGGGCTCCGCGACCGTTGGATGGCGGCGGGATGA